The stretch of DNA TATAGACAACTTTGTATACTTTAATTTTGGGCGAACACCTCGCGCGCCGCCGCCAGGCTGTTGAGGGCGGCGGGGAAGCCGGCGTAGACGGCCATCTGCATGATGGTTTCGACGATTTCTTCGCGGCTGACGCCGACATTCAGCGCGGCCTGCAGGTGCACCTTGAGTTGCGGTGCGGCGTTGCCCATGGCGGTCAGTGCGGCGACCACGGCGATTTCGCGGCTTTTCAGATCGAGTCCGGGGCGGGAGTAGATATCGCCGAACGGGAACTCGATCAGGTAGCGGGCAAAATCGGGCGCGATGTCCTGCAGGCTGTCGATCACGCGCTGGCCGGCGTCGCCGTCGATTTCACGCAGTTTTTCGAGGCCGCGCTGGTAGCGTTGGTTGGAGGTGTTCATCAGCATTTCCTTCAGTAGTAGAGGGTGAAGGCGACGCCCGGGATTGTTCCAGCCTGTGGTAATGCGCGATCTTTTCCTGCAAGGCTTGCGCAGATTGGCGCATCGCTTCGATGTCGGCGAGCACCTCGGTCAGGTGCTCTTCCAACAGCTGGCGACGGGCCGGTACGGTGGCGTCCCCGGCGCCGCGGAGATGGGCGAAGGTCTGCATTTTGCCGATTGGCATATGCGTCGTTCGCAACCGCAGCAGGAAAGCAATCCAGTCCATGTCGGAAGCTGCGTAGCGCCGCTGGCCACCGGCCGCGCGGGTGACCGGCGCGATCAGGCCGATACGCTCGTAGTAGCGCAGCGTGTAGGCTGTCAAGCCGGTGCGTTTGGCAACTTCGTCGATGCTGAGATGTGATTCCATGGGGACATCCTAAAAGTTAGAGCGCGCTCCAAGTCAAGCGAAAGCGTTTGCTGGCGAGGTATTGTGCGATGTGATGACGTAGGCGTGCAAGATAGGCACGTCGAAGAAGGTGACGTTGCGGAATTCCCTGAGGCCGTGTTCGATCTGTACTTCGGCCTGGAATTTTCGTAAGCCTTCGTCATCGGCGGGGATAATCACAATCCCTGAGAACTGGATGATTTCCTGTGCAGCAAATACTTTGTTCATGGGCTTTGCAACAATGCGCATGGAGTCCAGATCACTCCGGCCCATCCATTTTGCTGAGACGAGCACATCCCACAACCTGAGCGTGGTATCTGGCCGAAACAGTGCAAACAATTCAAATGGCCCGTGCTCATTTGAAATTTCCAATTCAATTTGCTTCATTTTTTCAACGAAATTTTTCATAGCTCCCCCATTAGCGATAAGACGGCATCCAGCATGGCTGCTGTTGCAATCTCATCGGCAAAGCCGACTTGGCGGTAGCGCACCTCGGGCTGCCAGGCTTTGACGGTTCCCCACTCCGCAAGGTGCTTGTCTTTAACAGTGGCCTCCAGTCCGCTCAATTTCAGCAACACCTCAAGATCATGGACCTTGAATGAGCGAAAACGTTCAAATTCTTTGTTTGTTGCTGGAAAATCCATCCAGTTCAAGGTTTTGCAAATCCGGGATTTGAGGGCCAGCTCCACGGAGTATCCTGCCAGGTAATATGCGCCGTCAAAACGGCCGGCGGCGCATAGTACCTGCGCGTCCTGCAAACGGGCGGCGGATATTTCTTCCAGATCGGAAATCGTCAGCACGAAAGCCTCCTGTTGGGCTACCGCTCATTCTGTTCCCGGCAAGCTGCCTCACCAAGCGTGCACTGGGATCTGACTGATCTGTATCAATACTTCTTGAAATTGGCCATCGAGGAGGGGCAGTCGATCTTGCTGGCGCCGCCGCTTTTGCCGGCGGGGTTGCCGACCGCGCCGGTCATCGAGCAGGAGGTTTTGCCGCGGATGGTTTCGGTGTAGTAGGTGGTGCCGTCCGGCGATTCGTAGACGCCGCGCGAGTCTTCGCCGGTGCCGACGTAGGCGTCGGCGATTTCGGTGATCACGCGGCCGAAAGGCTTGTCGTTGCCGAAGTCCGGTACCGCCGGCGCGTCGCGCAGTTCGCGGTCGATTTTGCCCAGGTCTTTTTTGAGCTTGTCGATGTCCACCGGATCGGCCATGGCGGCGCCGGCGATCAGCAAGAGAAGTAGGGGAGTACGCATGCTGTCATTATGCGCCTGTCGCGTTGCGCCGCGCCGCCATGCCGATGTAAAACCACGCAAAAAAATCCCCACGAGGCTGACGCCTGGTGGGGATGTTTCGAAGGCTTTTAGCTTAGCCGGCCAGCTTTGCTTTCAGCAGTTCGGTCAATTGCGCCGGGTTGGCTTTGCCGCGCGACGCTTTCATCGCCTGGCCAATCAGCGCGTTGATCGCCGCTTCTTTACCAGCGCGGTATTGTTCGACCGACTTGGCGTTGTTGGCCAGTACCTCGTCGACGATGGCTTCCAGCGCGCCGGTGTCGGAGATCTGCTTCAAGCCTTTCGATTCGATCAGTGCGTCGACCAGATTGTCGTCGTCCGATTTGGCCGCCCACATATCGCCAAACAGTTCCTTGGCGGTCTTGTTGTTGATGGTGCCGTCGGCGATCCGCTTGATCATCAGCGCCAGTTGCGCCGGCTTGACCGGCGCGTCGGCGATGTCCACGCCTTCGCGGTTTACGGTCGAGGCGACGTCGCCCATCAGCCAGTTGGCGGCGGCCTTGGCGTTGTCCTTGCCGGCGGCGTCCACCACGGCGACGAAGTAGTTGGCCATGGCTTTCGACTGGGTCAGCACCAGCGAGTCATATTCCGGCAGCGCGTATTCGCTGACGAAGCGCGCGCGCATGGCGGCCGGCAGTTCCGGCATCGCGCCTTTGACTTGCTCGATCCAGGCGTTGGAGATGACCAGCGGCGGCAGGTCCGGATCAGGGAAGTAGCGGTAATCCTGGGCGTCTTCCTTGCTGCGCATTTCGCGTGTCTCTTTGCGGTCCGGATCGTACAGGCGGGTGGCTTGCACCACTTTGCCGCCGTCTTCAATCAGCTCGATCTGGCGGCGCACTTCCACGTGCACAGCTTCTTCGATGAAGCGGAACGAGTTCAGGTTTTTGATTTCGCAGCGGGTGCCGAATTCGGTCTGGCCTTTCGGACGCACGGACACGTTGATATCGCAACGGAACGAGCCTTCCTGCATATTGCCGTCGCAGACACCCAGCCACATCACCAGCGAGTGCAGCGCCTTGCAGTAGGCGACTGCTTCCGCGGCGCTGCGCAGTTCCGGCTCCGAGACGATCTCCAGCAGCGGCGTGCCGGCGCGATTCAGGTCGATGCCCGACATGCCGGCATAGTCTTCGTGCAGCGATTTGCCGGCGTCTTCTTCCAGGTGCGCGCGCGTCAGGTTGACGGTCTTGGTGACGAATTCGCCGTCCTTCTCGTAGCCGAAGGTGACCGCGCCGCCGATGACCACCGGGTCTTCGAATTGGCTGATCTGGTAGCCCTTCGGCAGGTCCGGGTAGAAGTAGTTTTTGCGGGCGAAGATCGAGGCCGGCGCGATCTTGGCGCCAACCGCCAGGCCGAAGCGGATCGCGCGATCCACCGCCTGCTTGTTCATGACCGGCAGCACGCCAGGCAGCGCCAGGTCGACCGGGCTGGCTTGCGTGTTAGGCTCGGCGCCGAACGTGGTCGGCGAGCCGCTGAAGATTTTTGATGCGGTAGTGAGCTGTACGTGGTTCTCAATACCGATGACGACTTCCCATTCCATATGATTCTCGCTATTCGTGTTCTTAAATGCCGGCCGGAGCGCGGGTGTGCCAGTCGGTGGCTTGCTGGTAGGCGTGGGCCACGTTGAGCAGCTTGGCTTCACCAAAGTGCTTGCCGATGATCTGCAGGCCGACCGGTCGGTTCTTGGCGCCGAAGCCCACTGGAATCGACATGCCAGGCAGACCGGCCAGGCTGGTCGACAGCGTGTAGATGTCGGCCAGGTAGGCGGCCACCGGATCGTCCGACTTGTCGCCCAGATCCCAGGCCACGGTTGGCGCTACTGGTCCCATGATGACGTCGCACACGGCGTCCGGGCCGTTCAGCACCTTCTCGAAATCCTGCGCGATCAGGCGGCGGATTTTTTGCGCCTTCAGGTAGTAGGCGTCGTAGTAGCCGTGGCACAGCACATAGGTGCCGACCATGATGCGGCGTTTGACTTCGGCGCCAAAGCCTTCGGCGCGGGTCTTGCGGTACATGTCCTGCAGGTCCTTGTAGCCGTCGGCGCGGTGGCCGAAACGCACACCGTCAAAGCGCGACAGGTTGGACGAGGCTTCCGCCGGAGCGATCATGTAGTAGGCCGGGATCGACAGCGCGGTATTCGGCAGCGAGATATCCACCAGAGTCGCGCCCAGCTCCACGTACTTGGCCAGCGCGGCGCGCACGGCGTCTTCCACGTCCTTGGCCAGGCCCTCGCCAAAGTATTCCTTCGGCACGCCGATGCGCAGGCCAGTCAGCGGCTGGCCCAGTTCGCGGGTGAAGTCTTCGTCCACGCCGCCCAGTTCCGGCGTCAGCGAGGTCGAGTCACGTTCGTCGAAGCCGGCCATGGCGTTGAGCAGCAGCGCGCAGTCTTCGGCGGTTTGCGCCATCGGGCCGCCCTGGTCCAGCGACGAGGCGAAGGCGATCATGCCGAAGCGCGATACGCGGCCGTAGGTCGGCTTGATGCCGGTGATGCCGCAGAAGGCGGCCGGCTGACGGATCGAGCCGCCGGTGTCGGTACCGGTGACGCCCGGCGCCAGGCGCGCGGCCACGGCGGCGGCCGAACCGCCCGACGAGCCGCCCG from Duganella dendranthematis encodes:
- a CDS encoding DNA-binding protein; its protein translation is MLTISDLEEISAARLQDAQVLCAAGRFDGAYYLAGYSVELALKSRICKTLNWMDFPATNKEFERFRSFKVHDLEVLLKLSGLEATVKDKHLAEWGTVKAWQPEVRYRQVGFADEIATAAMLDAVLSLMGEL
- a CDS encoding carboxymuconolactone decarboxylase family protein; translated protein: MNTSNQRYQRGLEKLREIDGDAGQRVIDSLQDIAPDFARYLIEFPFGDIYSRPGLDLKSREIAVVAALTAMGNAAPQLKVHLQAALNVGVSREEIVETIMQMAVYAGFPAALNSLAAAREVFAQN
- the gatB gene encoding Asp-tRNA(Asn)/Glu-tRNA(Gln) amidotransferase subunit GatB, producing the protein MEWEVVIGIENHVQLTTASKIFSGSPTTFGAEPNTQASPVDLALPGVLPVMNKQAVDRAIRFGLAVGAKIAPASIFARKNYFYPDLPKGYQISQFEDPVVIGGAVTFGYEKDGEFVTKTVNLTRAHLEEDAGKSLHEDYAGMSGIDLNRAGTPLLEIVSEPELRSAAEAVAYCKALHSLVMWLGVCDGNMQEGSFRCDINVSVRPKGQTEFGTRCEIKNLNSFRFIEEAVHVEVRRQIELIEDGGKVVQATRLYDPDRKETREMRSKEDAQDYRYFPDPDLPPLVISNAWIEQVKGAMPELPAAMRARFVSEYALPEYDSLVLTQSKAMANYFVAVVDAAGKDNAKAAANWLMGDVASTVNREGVDIADAPVKPAQLALMIKRIADGTINNKTAKELFGDMWAAKSDDDNLVDALIESKGLKQISDTGALEAIVDEVLANNAKSVEQYRAGKEAAINALIGQAMKASRGKANPAQLTELLKAKLAG
- a CDS encoding MerR family transcriptional regulator produces the protein MESHLSIDEVAKRTGLTAYTLRYYERIGLIAPVTRAAGGQRRYAASDMDWIAFLLRLRTTHMPIGKMQTFAHLRGAGDATVPARRQLLEEHLTEVLADIEAMRQSAQALQEKIAHYHRLEQSRASPSPSTTEGNADEHLQPTLPARPRKTA
- the gatA gene encoding Asp-tRNA(Asn)/Glu-tRNA(Gln) amidotransferase subunit GatA; its protein translation is MHTKTIKELSALLQSKAVSATEVATHFLDRIEQSDLNAFLHVDRALTLAQAAEADARIAAGTATPLTGVPIAHKDIFVTTGWRSTAGSKMLANYVSPFDATVVEKFRAAGMVTLGKLNCDEFAMGSANENSAFGAVKNPWDKTAVPGGSSGGSAAAVAARLAPGVTGTDTGGSIRQPAAFCGITGIKPTYGRVSRFGMIAFASSLDQGGPMAQTAEDCALLLNAMAGFDERDSTSLTPELGGVDEDFTRELGQPLTGLRIGVPKEYFGEGLAKDVEDAVRAALAKYVELGATLVDISLPNTALSIPAYYMIAPAEASSNLSRFDGVRFGHRADGYKDLQDMYRKTRAEGFGAEVKRRIMVGTYVLCHGYYDAYYLKAQKIRRLIAQDFEKVLNGPDAVCDVIMGPVAPTVAWDLGDKSDDPVAAYLADIYTLSTSLAGLPGMSIPVGFGAKNRPVGLQIIGKHFGEAKLLNVAHAYQQATDWHTRAPAGI